From Etheostoma cragini isolate CJK2018 chromosome 14, CSU_Ecrag_1.0, whole genome shotgun sequence, the proteins below share one genomic window:
- the LOC117957198 gene encoding pro-opiomelanocortin-like, with translation LPLQECIQLCRSALTAERPVIPGEAHLQPPPPPSDTESLPPLSLLSPTSSFLSSPQAKRSYSMEHFRWGKPVGRKRRPVKVLTSDGMEEESAELLFPEDVRKRELAGKMAATEEAQEEEEEEAEEERVQEVAEEEQDQIPGDVHEKKDGTYKMKHFRWGSPPASKRYGGFMKSWDERRQRPLLTLFKNVINKDGRQQEREK, from the coding sequence ctccccctgcaggagtGCATCCAGCTGTGTCGCTCCGCCCTCACCGCCGAGAGGCCCGTCATCCCGGGCGAAGCCCACctccagcctcctcctcctccgtcaGACACCGAGTCTCTGCCTCCCCTCTCGCTTTTATCCCCcacttcctccttcctctcctccccccaGGCCAAGCGCTCCTACTCCATGGAGCACTTCCGCTGGGGGAAGCCCGTCGGGCGAAAGCGCCGCCCGGTCAAAGTCCTGACCTCCGACGGCATGGAGGAAGAGTCCGCCGAGCTGCTGTTCCCCGAAGACGTGAGGAAGCGGGAGCTCGCCGGTAAGATGGCAGCAACAGAGGAGgcgcaggaggaggaggaggaggaggcggaggaggagagggtgCAGGAGGTGGCGGAAGAGGAGCAGGACCAGATCCCGGGTGACGTCCACGAGAAGAAAGACGGCACGTACAAGATGAAGCACTTCCGCTGGGGCAGCCCGCCGGCCAGCAAGCGCTACGGCGGCTTCATGAAGAGCTGGGACGAGCGCAGGCAGAGGCCGCTGCTCACGCTCTTCAAAAACGTCATCAACAAGGACGGACggcagcaggagagagagaagtga